The genomic DNA GCGCGCTGCTCGAGAACCCCGACCTCGACGCGGTGGTCATCGGCACGCCGGACCACTGGCACTGCCTGCAGATGGTCGAGGCGTGCGAGGCGGGCAAGGACGTCTACTGCGAGAAGCCGCTCGCCAACTCCGTCGAGGAGAGCCGCCTGATGGTGGCGGCGGCGAAGCGCTACGACCGCATCGTGCAGATCGGCCAGTGGCAGCGGAGCGGCCCGCACTGGGCCGAGGCGATCGACTTCGTCCACTCCGGCAAGCTGGGACGCATCCGGACCGTGCGCGCGTGGGCGTACATGAACTGGCTGCCGCCGGTGCCCAACCTCCCCGACGAGCCGGCGCCGGACGGCGTCGACTACGACATGTGGCTCGGCCCGGCCCCCAAGCGGCCGTTCAACCGCAACCGCTTCCACTTCAACTTCCGCTGGTACTGGGACTACGCGGGCGGACTGATGACCGACTGGGGCGTGCACATCATCGACATCGTCCTGTGGGGCATGCAGGCGACCGCGCCGAACTCGATCGCGGCCAGCGGCGGCAAGCTCGCCTATCCCGACGACGCCCAGGAGACGCCGGACACGCTGACCGCGCTCTACGAGTTCGACGACTTCCTGATGGTGTGGGAGCAGGCGACGATGATCGAGCTCGGGCCGTTCCAGCGCTCGCACGGCGTGGCGTTCGTCGGCAACAACGGTACCCTGGTGGTAGACCGGCAGGGCTGGGAGATCTTCCCCGAAGAGAAGCTGGAGAACCGGCGTCCGGTCGCCTGGCGGATGGAGACCCGCCCGCCGGTCGCCGCCGCCGCCGGGCAGCGCGGGCTGGACCAGCACACCGCCAACTTCATCGACTGCATGAAGACGCGCCGCCAGCCGGTGTGCAACGCGGAAGTGGGCAGCCTCGCCGCCGTCAACGCCCATCTCGGCAACATCGCGTTCCGCACCGGGGCCAAGGTGCACTGGAACGGCGTCGACATGACCTTCAAGGACAACGACGCGGCCAACGCCCTCGTCAAGGCGCGGTACGACGGACCGTGGAAGCTGCCGCGCGTATAGCGCGCCCGGGCTGTGGAAGAGGACGGCCGTAGAAGAGAATCGCCCGAGATCGAACGGAGATGCACGCCATGACCCGATCCGCCCTGCCGCTCGCGCTGCTGTTCGTGATTCCCGCGCTGCTCGCCGCCGCGGCCCAGGAGCGCGACGAGTTGCCGCCCCCCGAGAAGACCGAGGTCTGGGAGCCGGAGCCGGCCGTCGTTCATCCGGGCGGCCACGCCAAGGCGCCGTCCGACGCCGTCGTGCTGTTCGACGGCGCGGACCTCTCGAAGTGGACCGGTCGCAACGGTGCGGCCGAATGGACGGTGGCGGACGGGGCGATGACCGTGAAGCCGGGCACCGGTTCCATCTCCACGCGCGACAGCTTCGGCGACGTGCAGCTCCATGTCGAGTGGCGCACCCCGACCGAGATCGTCGGCGAGAGCCAGGGCCGCGGCAACAGCGGCGTCTTCCTGATGGAGCGCTACGAGGTACAGGTGCTCGACTCGTACGAGAACCGCAGCTACTCGAACGGGCAGGCGGCCAGCATCTACAAGCAGCACATCCCGCTCGTGAACGCCTCGCGGGCGCCCGGCGAATGGCAGACCTACGACATCGTCTTCATGGCGCCGCGCTTCCGGAGCGACGGCAGCCTGGAGCGCCCGGCGACGATGACGGTGCTGCACAACGGCGTCCTGGTCCAGAACCACGTGGAGATAGCGGGACCGACCGTCTTCCGCGGGTCGCCGCGCTACGAGGCGCACGCCCCGAAGGCGCCGATCCAGCTTCAGGATCACCGCAACTTCGTCAGCTATCGCAACATCTGGGTCCGGGAGCTCTAGCGGTTCCCGAATCCGGTCGCTCGGATCACCGCAAACCGTCACAACCACCATCACCCGAGGAGATTGCCATGCGTTCTCGTACTCTGTTCGCAGCCCTGATCGCGTCCGCTCTGATCGTCGGTGCGGCTCCCGCCGCCGAGGCCGTCGAGGAACGGCCCATTCTCACCGCCGCCGCCACGCGGACGATGATCGACGCCTGCATCGCCAGGGCCGAAGCCGAGGGCTGGCTGATGCACATCGCCGTCACCGACAACCACGGCAACCTGAAGGCCTACCACCGGATGGACGACGCGCAGTTCCTGTCGCAGGACATCGCGATCGGCAAGGCGCGCAGCTCCGCCGTCAGCCCGCGTTCGACGCTGCAGTGGGGCGAGATGGCGTTCAGCGGGGGCGCCCCCGGCGCCGCGGCCTTCGTGCCGGGCATCATCTACTTCGAGGGCGGCCTGCCGATCATGACGGCCGGCGGCTACCACGTCGGCGGCATCGGCGTCAGCGGCGACACCGGCGCCAACGACGCCATCTGCGCGCAGGCGGGGATCGACGCGGCGGCGGACGAACTGCAGTAGCCGTTTGCCTTGGGGGCTCGGCCGCACGCACCGGCCGGGCCCCACGTCGCCCTCCTCCACACCCGTCCGGGCGAACCATCTTCCCCGGACAGGGTCTACACCTCGAGGGAGTTGCCACGCGGGCCACGAGACCACACCGTGCGGGCGGCCCCGCGGTTCTGTCGCGGCGCGACTTCCTGGTCCGCTGCGCCGGAGCGGGGCTCGGCGTCTACCCCCCGGCCGATCCCCCGGGACGGGCGCCCGCGAAAGCGAGCACAGCGGCTCCCCAGCGGGTTCCGGACGACGCGGTCGACGAGACCTTCCCGTGGGGGCGTCTGCGCGACCTGCTCCACATGCGCTTCCGCGATCCGCGGCGGCACTTCGTCTTCGAGTACTACCCCTGGTACGCCAACGATCCGTTCTTCCACTGGCAGCAGTGGGACCGCAATCCGCCGGCCGACCTCGCCGCCAACACCGTCCCCCGCCTGGGGGCTTACGATTCACGGTCGACGGCCGTGCTGGAGCAGCACGCACGCTGGATCGCTGAGTCCGGGGCCGGCGCGATCGACATGAGCTGGTGGGGCCGCGAGAGCTTCACCGACCGCGCCGTCCACCGCGTGATGGACGTGATGGCGGCGCACGACATCCACGTGATGTTCCACCTCGAGCCCTACGGCCTCGACCGCGTCGAACGGTTTCCCGCGGACGTGCTGTACCTGCTGGAGGAGTTCGGCGAGCGGCGCCGCTGGGACTGCTGGTACTTCAACGAGCGGGACGCCGGCCGGCAGACGCCGGTCTTCAAGACGTTCAACACGCTGCTGCCCGAAAGGATTCGGGACTGCCACGGGAACCTGCGCAACGTACCCGAGTACGTGCCCGACGCGCAGTGGCGGCGCGCGACCGACCGGCTGCGCGCCACCCTGGCGCGCGAGTTTCCGGACCTGGTCCTGCTGGCGGACAGCGTGGACGCGCAACGCGTCCGGAACGCCGGCTTCGACGGGGTCGCCCCCTACGGCCCGCTGGCGGACCGCTCGACCTGGCTCGGGACGGCGCTGGCGGCGAGCCGGCTGGGGCTGGCCTGCGCGTTCAACGTCAATCCCGGCCTCGACGAGATCGAACGCCGGACGGTGCCGCCGGACTCGTGTTACACCCCGCGGCCATTCCTGCCGCCAACCCGGCCCTTCGACTGGTCGGAGCCGCTGGAACGCGAGCGCGCAGCCGGGCTGGCCGAGCGTCAGATCGACGCGACGCTGCAATGGGCACTGCTGCTGCAGACCGATCCCTGGCTCGCGCCCGGTCTCGACTTCTTCCTGCTCTTCATCTGTTCCTTCAACGAGTGGCACGAGGGCCACCAGTTCGAGCCGATGAAGGACGCCGGCGAGCTGACGGCGGCCGAGCGGGCACACGCCTACCACAATCCGCGCGACGGCGCGTACCGCCTGCGCCGCCTCACGGATGCCCTCGGACGGCTCGTCTGACCCGCCGGCGCGACGGCGCTCGCCCCGAGGCGCCCCGGAGCCGAACCCCGGGCGCGATTGCTACGGCGCCGGCGGCACCTCGATGTGCAGCTCGGCGCCGTACATCGCGGTGCGATCCTGGTCGGTCGCGGCCCACCGGAGCAGCGTGGCGACGTCGGGCTCGACCATGCCGTCGAAGGCCGTGACGCCGTTGACGACCACCGTAATCGGCTGGGTGAAGTCGAA from Acidobacteriota bacterium includes the following:
- a CDS encoding Gfo/Idh/MocA family oxidoreductase; translation: MPVTRRRFLTDSTAAAAGAGAASLLPTTVRARAQGVSPSDRIVVGVIGCNGMGFSNLRSLLRMDEVECGALCDVDAGVLERRKRDVEEMTSVTPKVYGDYRALLENPDLDAVVIGTPDHWHCLQMVEACEAGKDVYCEKPLANSVEESRLMVAAAKRYDRIVQIGQWQRSGPHWAEAIDFVHSGKLGRIRTVRAWAYMNWLPPVPNLPDEPAPDGVDYDMWLGPAPKRPFNRNRFHFNFRWYWDYAGGLMTDWGVHIIDIVLWGMQATAPNSIAASGGKLAYPDDAQETPDTLTALYEFDDFLMVWEQATMIELGPFQRSHGVAFVGNNGTLVVDRQGWEIFPEEKLENRRPVAWRMETRPPVAAAAGQRGLDQHTANFIDCMKTRRQPVCNAEVGSLAAVNAHLGNIAFRTGAKVHWNGVDMTFKDNDAANALVKARYDGPWKLPRV
- a CDS encoding DUF1080 domain-containing protein; the encoded protein is MTRSALPLALLFVIPALLAAAAQERDELPPPEKTEVWEPEPAVVHPGGHAKAPSDAVVLFDGADLSKWTGRNGAAEWTVADGAMTVKPGTGSISTRDSFGDVQLHVEWRTPTEIVGESQGRGNSGVFLMERYEVQVLDSYENRSYSNGQAASIYKQHIPLVNASRAPGEWQTYDIVFMAPRFRSDGSLERPATMTVLHNGVLVQNHVEIAGPTVFRGSPRYEAHAPKAPIQLQDHRNFVSYRNIWVREL
- a CDS encoding heme-binding protein, with the protein product MRSRTLFAALIASALIVGAAPAAEAVEERPILTAAATRTMIDACIARAEAEGWLMHIAVTDNHGNLKAYHRMDDAQFLSQDIAIGKARSSAVSPRSTLQWGEMAFSGGAPGAAAFVPGIIYFEGGLPIMTAGGYHVGGIGVSGDTGANDAICAQAGIDAAADELQ